A stretch of the Nicotiana tabacum cultivar K326 chromosome 6, ASM71507v2, whole genome shotgun sequence genome encodes the following:
- the LOC142182230 gene encoding uncharacterized protein LOC142182230 encodes MKAIDEQFVSSDKVLASTLMKRLLSMTLDRSRTVRENIMEKRDIAAKLKSLEVDMSEPFLVHFILNSLPAEYGPFKISYNTHKDKWSINELLTMCVQEEERLKHEIPESVIMVTHGKRNAKKGKSVPMKKKSTFDKDACRFFSDNTWWIDSGATIHIAKIMQGFLTQRKPIGSEQYVYSGNRAHSRVEGVGFYRLILKDDFHLDLENTFYVPEYSRNLIYLSRLSISGYDLYFHYPSVKLLKDIKVIGFGNLNGNLYKLELYPTFECNVLNLHDKEIGTKRCIINENSSGLWHKRLGHISIDRVKRYMYLYFLFNKSEALDAFKDYKTEVEKQAGAQIKIVRFDRGGEYYGRYTDKGQVKSPFAEFLESEGIIAQYTMPGTPQQNGVAKRRNRTLMDMGSSTIGSKWIFKTKRDSYGNIDRYKARLVAKGFTQREGIDYHETFSLVSKKDSLRIIMALVAHFDLELHQMDVKITFLNGDLEEEVYMHQPEGFCDKVKSHLVCKLNKSIYGLKQASRQWYIKFHNVVSSFEFTKNIIDQCIYLKISGSKYIFRVLYVDDILLASSDLGLLHETKQFLIQNFEMKDMGEASFVIGIEIHRDRSQRLLGLSQKTYIERILERFGMKNCSPIAAPIIKGDTFSLNQCPQNALEKGQIKDIVYASLVGILVIST; translated from the exons ATGAAGGCAATTGATGAACAATTCGTAAGCTCTGACAAGGTATTGGCCAGCACCCTTATGAAGAGGCTCCTAAGTATGACTTTAGACAGAAGTCGTACAGTGCGTGAGAACATTATGGAGAAGAGAGACATTGCTGCTAAACTCAAGTCCCTTGAGGTGGATATGTCTGAACCATTTCTTGTGCATTTCATTCTCAACTCCCTTCCTGCGGAATATGGTCCGTTCAAAATTTCTTACAACACACATAAGGATAAATGGTCAATCAATGAACTTTTGACCATGTGTGTTCAAGAAGAAGAGAGGTTGAAGCATGAGATACCTGAAAGTGTTATTATGGTGACTCATGGCAAGAGAAATGCAAAGAAGGGCAAAAGTGTTCCCATGAAGAAGAAAAGCACCTTTGACAAAGATGCTTGTCGTTTTT TTTCTGATAATacatggtggattgattctggtgcTACAATTCACATTGCCAAAATCATGCAGGGCTTTCTAACTCAGAGGAAGCCGATAGGAAGTGAACAATACGTCTATTCTGGAAATAGGGCGCATTCACGCGTGGAAGGCGTGGGGTTTTATAGGCTCATTTTGAAGGACGATTTTCACTTAGAtttagaaaatactttttatGTTCCAGAATATTCTAGAAATTTAATTTATCTTTCAAGACTATCGATTAGTGGATATGATTTGTATTTTCATTATCCTTCTGTGAAACTTTTGAAAGATATTAAAGTTAttggttttggaaatttgaatggaaATTTATATAAACTTGAGCTATACCCCACATTTGAATGCAATGTTTTAAATTTGCATGATAAAGAAATTGGAACTAAGCGATGTATTATCAATGAGAACTCATCTGGTCTTTGGCACAAGAGATTGGGACACATCTCTATTGATAGAGTCAAAAG ATATATGTATCTCTATTTTCTGTTTAACAAATCAGAAGCACTTGATGCTTTTAAAGATTACAAAACAGAAGTAGAGAAACAAGCTGGTGCTCAGATCAAAATTGTAAGAtttgataggggtggagaatattaTGGTAGGTACACAGATAAGGGACAAGTTAAGAGTCCATTTGCTGAGTTCCTTGAAAGTGAAGGTATAATTGCTCAATATACCATgccaggaacaccacaacaaaatggtgtggcaAAAAGAAGGAACCGAACATTAATGGACATG GGATCCTCTACCATAGGTTCCAAGTGGATCTTTAAAACTAAAAGAGACTCATATGGTAATATCGATCGTTATAAAGCCAGACTTGTAGCCAAGGGTTTTACTCAAAGGGAAGGCATTGATTACCATGAAACCTTCTCTTTAGTATCAAAGAAGGATTCATTGAGAATAATCATGGCATTAGTAGCTCATTTTGATTTAGagttacatcaaatggatgtgaaaataaCTTTCCTGAATGGAGATCTTGAAGAGGAGGTATACATGCATCAGCCTGAAGGATTTTGTGATAAGGTCAAAAGTCACCTTGTTTGCAAGTTGAATAAATCAATTTAtgggttaaaacaggcttcccgcCAATGGTATATTAAATTTCATAATGTTGTTTCTTCATTTGAATTTACGAAGAACATCATTGATCAGTGTATATACCTTAAGATAAGTGGGAGCAAATATATTTTTCGagtcctatatgtggatgatattttGCTTGCAAGTAGTGACTTGGGATTGTTGCACGAGACTAAACAGTTTCTTATCCAGAATTTTGAGATGAAGGATATGGGTGAAGCCTCTTTTGTCATTGGCATAGAGATTCACAGAGACAGATCCCAAAGATTACTTGGACTGTCTCAAAAGACCTACATTGAAAGAATTCTGGAAAGATTCGGGATGAAGAACTGTTCACCTATAGCAGCACCTATAATTAAAGGTGACACATTTTCATTGAATCAATGTCCACAAAATGCATTGGAAAAGGGGCAAATAAAAGACATTGTCTATGCTTCGCTTGTTGGGATCCTTGttataagcacgtga